Part of the Candidatus Aminicenantes bacterium genome, TTCTGGACCAGGGCGGAGATGAACTGCTGGTCATTGCCTTCCGAGATATTGGGAACGACCGAAATGATTTTGCTCATGGACTGCTCCTTTTGCGGAATTTACAGGCTGGCCATGTCCGAGCGGGCGATCTCGATCAAGGTATCGCCCTCGGCCACGTTGTCGCCTTTCTTGACGAATATCTTCTTGACCGTGCCATCGATGGTCGCCTGGATCTGGTTTTCCATTTTCATGGCTTCCATGGTCACGATGACCTGGCCGGCCTTGACCTTCTCGCCGGCTCCGACCTTGACGTCGACGATCAGCCCCGGCAACGGCGATTTAACGATATTGGAAACATCGCCCCCGGCCGGCGGCGCTTCCAGGGCCGGCCTGACCGACGGCACGGTGGCGGCCGCTTCGGTCCGGGACTCGCCCTTTTTGGTCTCCACCGGCAGCAGCTTACTCAATCCCAGCTGTTGCAAACCGACCTGGAATTCCCTGCCATTGACCGTGATCCGCGCCTGCTCGGCGTTGATCTCGCTCACTTCGGCGCGGTATTCCTTCCCGTTGATGGTCAAGACATATTCACTCATGTTAGCGCACTCCTTGGTAAGGACGGACCAGCAGCCGCCCCCATTCGCTCCAGCCCTGGGGCTGGCCGTCCTCGTTGAAGGTGAAGCCATGCCCCTGCAAGGCCATGAACACTTTCACCTCGACGGCCAGAACGGCCGCGATCACGGCCGCGATCTCCGGCTCCACTGCCGCTGCGTCCGGGGCAGCGGCGGGCGGCGGCGTCCTTTCGGCGGGGACCTTGAGGGCCTCGTCCGGGACGGCGGCCTTGGGGCGGCGGCCGGCGAACCAGCGGTCAAGGTTTTTCTTGATGCCCAATTTCATTTCTCCGGTTCACAGCGGGATGTTGCCGTGCTTCTTGGGCGGATTGGCGTCGCGCTTGCAGGCCAGCATCTCCAGGGCCTTGATCAGGCGCAGGCGGGTGCCGGCCGGCTCGATCACGTCGTCGATGTAGCCTTTCTTGGCGGCGCTGTAGGGGGTGGCGAACAGGTCGCGGTAAAGTTCCTTCAGTTCTTCTTTTTTCTTGCCCGCGTCCTCGGCTTTTTTCAGCTCCTCGCTGTAGATGATCTCCACCGCCCCGTCCGGGCCCATGACCGCGATCTCGGCCGTCGGCCAGGCCAGGTTGACGTCGCCGCGGATGTGCTTGGAATTCATGACGCAGTAGGCGCCGCCGTAGGCCTTGCGCACGATGACGGTGACCTTGGGCACCGTGGCCTCGGCGAAGGCATA contains:
- a CDS encoding biotin/lipoyl-binding protein, with amino-acid sequence MSEYVLTINGKEYRAEVSEINAEQARITVNGREFQVGLQQLGLSKLLPVETKKGESRTEAAATVPSVRPALEAPPAGGDVSNIVKSPLPGLIVDVKVGAGEKVKAGQVIVTMEAMKMENQIQATIDGTVKKIFVKKGDNVAEGDTLIEIARSDMASL
- a CDS encoding methylmalonyl-CoA carboxyltransferase; this translates as YAFAEATVPKVTVIVRKAYGGAYCVMNSKHIRGDVNLAWPTAEIAVMGPDGAVEIIYSEELKKAEDAGKKKEELKELYRDLFATPYSAAKKGYIDDVIEPAGTRLRLIKALEMLACKRDANPPKKHGNIPL